The following DNA comes from Hordeum vulgare subsp. vulgare chromosome 3H, MorexV3_pseudomolecules_assembly, whole genome shotgun sequence.
CCTCGGAGTTTTCAAACTTCATCTCAACACTTGTGAAAAGTAAAATATCTCTTGGGCATAATgattggagaaaggttgatgttgAGCAAAAAAATAATTTGTGGAAAACCTTAAAGGTATACTCTATGGTTTCTGGTATAACTTGCCCCTTTATCTCTAGATGACTTGTAGTATAACTTTCCCATTTATCTAATACATCATCCTTACACTCTCCATTTACACTTGCTTGAAATCAGATGTACTATGTTgtggatgacaaactgaaggattGGGTAATGGGAAGCGCTGCGAAGAAATGGAGGGATTTCAAatctgagttgaagactttgtatttTGATGAGAAGATGACCGATGAGGAACTTCAAGTTGTCCCAGATAACAGAGTTAGCCCAACTGATTGGAAAGAGCTTGTTGCTTTTTGGAAACCTGAAGCAGGGAACGTACGTTGCAAGAAAATACATGTGCACTTTCCTCTAGTTTTGCCTAATTTACAATTCATTGAATCAATATTTGTAGCAACATAGCgagcaaggaagaaaaaatcgaaTGGAGATGGAATTATTGCATACATCAGGCAGCAAAAGTCATGCCCGTGTTTGTCATGAAATGGTATATAATTATCTTATATAACTCTATTTTACCATTTCTTGATTGTTATGAACTAATTTAAGAAAATCAATGTAGCATAAGAAGAATGGATATCCCCCTCAGAGACATGAACTGTCTATAGAAACACACACGTGCAAGAAGACTGGTGCCCCTTCAAGTGTGGCTGCAGCAACTATGTTTGTAAGTATTTTGAGTTGCAACAATCTTTAGGCTTTGTACTTGTTATATTTTTCTCTAGAACATTGGAGTTATAGTCTTTAGTAGACACTATGTTGGTGATGTGTTCATGGATCATATGTTCTGTCTTGTAGAAAAAGATAGAAGAGAAGTCAAATGAGCGTCCAGAACTTTTAGAAAAAAGCATCAAGCAAGGTGACCTCTTCTCGCATGTCGCAGGAAAGGAGAGGAATGGGTATGTGAGGTGTATAGGTCTAGGACCAAGTGCTGCAGGTTTGGGCATGTCGGGTACTAGAAAGCTGAAATCCACGAAGCTTCAAATGGCTGAGGAAGAAGCAAAAGAAGCTTGGCAATCAAATGCAATTCTTTTCGAGCGTGTAGATCAAATGGAGAATAATTTCCAAACAGTAGTTACAACTCTGAAGGATGAACTTCAACAAATGAGGACACCGTTACAATCAAAAGTGCAGCAAAATATTCAGTTCAATCAAGAGTATGACTTGTCTCACTCTGCATATGGATATGGAGGTGGCCATGGTGGTGGCTATCGATATGAAGGTGCCCATGGAAGTGGATATCGACATGAAGATGGATATGAAAGTGGATATGGAGGTGGATATCGACATAAAGATGGATATGGAGGTGGATATCAACATAAAGATGAATATGAAGGTGGATATGGAGGTGGGTATGGACATGAAGGGGGGTATGAACATGACGGGGAGTATGAGCATGAAGAGAGTGCACAATCTGCCACCCGCAACCATGAGGTGCGGCAAGATAAAGAAGCAACCATTTTGCATAAGAAGGCTCAATAAGCACTCTTGCAAAATAAGTTAACGCCATCCGCTCAGAAAAACTTTGTACTTTCTAGTACCGCTCAACATGAGGTGCTGCAAGAGAAGGAAGCAACCATTTTGCAAAAGAAGAATGCAACATGGCTCACACAACAAAGTAAGGATGTGGCACTTCATCGCCACAAGATGGAAACAAGCAAGGAAGTTGCAATCACACACAAAAATCAGCAGGTCAGATTGTACTTTGTTTATATTTTGTTGCTCTTTTTATTTAGGATGACAAAGACACTTTAGCTTATCTGAGTTCTTTTTCATGCTTACTCAGAAAGGAATGGATGTGATCCTGTATAATGTTTATCGAGATCATAGTATCCCAGTGGCAAAAGCAACCATTCTGTCAATTTATCAGAGAAAAGAGGTAGGTGGTCAGGAGCTTGGCTCTGAATATTGTGAGGTTGCCGTGAACTATATAATAAAAAGGGATGCTATACTACCTCGTGGTGTTGGGAACATGACCACCATGGAACAAGCTCAAGGGCGATGTATCGCATAGCCATACAAGGATGTGAGATTTTGTTCTTATTTTCTTATGATTAAACCTACCAATGACTATGATGGTTGATTGCTGAAGAAGCTTTGCTTCTGTGTATGCAGTTGGAAGTGGACAAGTCCATGGAAAAAGCAGGAATGCGACCACAAGCAGGCTAAGGAGGTAATATACATGTTTCTCTTGGTTGCCCAGGATTTCTATAGATTTCTACTGATTTGCTAGTATGTTTCGGTTGTCAGCCCATCTACAGTCCACTGACTTCCCtcaaaaaaaaaatctacagTCCACTGACAACCAGCCATCTCATATATTATTATATCCAAAGCCTGAAAGCCTCCAAGGTCTTTCTCTCGAGCATGTAGCAGCTTGCAAGCAGCGCCACAGCTACTCGCTAGTCATGCATATGCTTAATTAATTTTCTAATCAGATGAAAAAATCGCACCATGACACTGAGAGAAGAATTGATTTGTTTTCGAGTCTGATGACAGAATCGCTTCAAATGAGTCAAGCATATATATGCTTCagaatttgaaatattttgtgctCTTCTTTTATTTGGCCCGCCCAACTTTTCCTTTCAAGCTCAGCCACTGCTATTGAGTATCCTATCTGTTGCAGGTTTCCCAAAGGTGCACAAGTTGATGAAGATTTGGAAGATTTTCAAGCTCCTGAAGATTTGGAAGATCTACAATAGTTTTATGTAATATGCTTGTTTAGTTTGTGAAACTTAGACACACTTGCTCCGCTCATTTTGCTGGTCGATAAGCCATATGCTCATTTTGGTTGTGTGGCACAACCAGAAACATGTATTTCTCCATCTGTCGCACTATTTCATTTTATTGGTTTTGTGACACATTTTAAAACATATATGTGCTGTACCTTTTGTGGCACAACCTCCTTATATGTATATTATGGTTGTTATGTTTATCCAATGACATTTTAAGGTTCTGGATGAGGCCTGATattattttgattgaattgttatgTACATGCTGGCaaaacatatatgtatattaTTTCTGGATGAGGCCTGATATTATGGTTGTGCTGCTGGCTGGCATAGGCCTGATATTATGGTTGTGCTGCTGACTGAACATACTAAATGGATATTACATAGGGGATGCCCAGAACAATTAGGTAGTGAAATGTACATGCTGGCAAAATAACTACCGGATCAACACTCTTCTGCCGGCAGTTAGACTGCCAGTAATTAGTAGTCCACGTGTCTTGCCTAATCTGCCGGGAGAATGGAAACTGCCGGCAAATAAATGTACTAGGACAGTGGGACTGCCGGGAATATTTTATCTGCCGGGAGAAGTGATCCCCGGCAGCCGTTCTCGTGGCGGTTCTGCCTGCCGGGAGAAATACTTCCCCGGCAGATAGTGTGCCGTTTAAAGTGGTTTCTCAGGGCAGTTTACATGCCGTTGCATTAGTGTTGTGGTGTAGTGTTAATACCTCACCACCTAGAGCATATATTACGAAGATCTCGCTTATTTATTTTTGAAGTCAATGATCTTAGGAATAGATTACCATAAATTTCTCTGAGGTAACTCTACCATTTGCGCCAATTGGCGCAACGGGTCATTTCGTATCATTAAAGCTAGGATCTTGCCCTCACGTTTGGCGACCCCAACTCTCTTTCGCCCATGTCTCTTCCACCTGAGTGAAATGTGAATTAATTCCATTGGATGTATAAATGATGGGTATAGTCATTCAAGTATGCACTGCTGCTTGAAATAGATGGCATGATCTGCTGCGACACAGGCTGCCTCTTGAGAAGATAATCCACATATGCTCAGAAGGTCGTTCTGTGGTGTGCTGTGTGTAATAGGCACTTCTTTGTTTTTGTGTGCATCCATGAATCGATGCTTTTCCTACAGCAGGGCATCACGCAGCATGCACAGTGACACAACATGTTGCTTGCTTTTTCAAAGGGATGATGTCTTTGCTGATTTTTGCGATCCGGTGAGGTCTCTGCTTATTTTATACAACCTAATGAGGTCTCCGCTTACTGATTGGCTTTAGTTCTTACAAGGAATAAATATATCGATAATTCACCACCTAAAATGTATATTCTGATTATCACAATTTCTTATTTTTGAAGTCGATAATCTTGGGAATAGATTACCATTCATTTCTTTTTGAGTAACTCCGTCATTTGCACCAATTGACGCAACAGGTCATCTAGTATCACTAAAGCTAGGATCGACCTCTCATGTTTGGGGATCCAGCTCTCCCTTTGTCCAATGTCCCTTCCACTTGAAAAAATCGTTAATTAATTCAATTGGATCCATACATGGTTGGTATATTCAACCTAGTACGTATTGCTGCTTCAAATAGGGCACGATTTGCTGCTACACAGGTTGCTTCTTGAGAAGCTAATCCTCATCTGCTCGGAATATCATTATGTGACATACCATGTGTAATACGCACTGCTTTGCTTATTTATGCTTCCATGAATCGATGCCTTTTCTACAGCAGGGCTTGACGCAGCATTCAGGGTGACATAGCATGTTGGTTACATTTTATAAATTAATGAGGACTCTACTTATTTTTTTTATGACCGGGTGAGGTCTTGGCTTATTTTTGACGACATGGTGAAGTCTACGCTTACTGATTGGCTTTAAGTTTTCAACCGCGCGCCAGAACAAATCAGCTGCTGAAGTCtccgtttatttattttttcGAACAACTGAGGTCTCGGCTTCCTGAGTGGCTTGAATTTTTCGCACAAGCACATGTATTGGAATTTTCCCCGTACGTACAAGTGGATGTTCTTGTTTCCCTACTGAAAGGAGAATAATAATGGCTCTAAGATTAGCTAAAGCAACCCATCGAGCTAGCTTGTGCACTagtataaatacacaattcacggTGACAGCAAATCTCATCCATCATTACACACACGAACTTCTTTCCTTCATTCCGTAAGGCAGCATTACTGATGGAGTACTCTCCAAAGCTAGCTGCAGCACTGCTCTTAGCCCTCACGTCCGCCATGATCGTCACCGCCCAGAATGACGATGCTGACTACATGGTAAATGCCCACAATGAAGTGCGCGCCGCCGTCGGTGTGGGGCCGGTGACGTGGGACCCCGTAGTGGCGGCGTACGCGCAGTCATTCGCGGAGAAGCGCCGCACCGACTGCCAGCCAATACTCTCTCCGGATGGCGGTCCATACGGAGAGAACATCTTTCGGGCCCCTGGTACCGAATGGAATGCGATAGACGTAGTGATTTATTGGGCGTCCGGAAAGCAGTACTACGACCACGCCACCAACACTTGCTCCGCACCTACGGGTGAGTCGTGCGATGAATACATGAATTTGGTGTGGAGGGACACGAAGACCATCGGTTGCGGCGCTGTCGTCTGTGACGGCAATGCCGGTGTGTTTGTCATCTGCAGCTACAGCCCGCCGCACATGGTTGGGCAGATTCCATACTAGGCTACGTACCAAGTATGCATGCGGctatgtatgcatgcatgcacatagCACCGTGCtgcataaataaataattaaggGATACTTCTAGGGCTGGGAACTAATTATCGGTCGATTGATGTCACCGATATGTGTGTGTGTCCAGAAACCCTCCTGCCTTCACTCCTGTATCGTTCCGGGCTTTGATTGTTTTGGTATTTGTCTTGTAACTTGTGATTCGTCTTTGATTTGTTGTATTTGAGCTTCTTATTCTGGTTGTATCCGGGCTTTGCTCTGGATGGGTCTCTAGTATAGTTGGAACGAGAAAAGAACAAGCACAATATCACGTAGACCTTAAGTTCAAGCAACATGTTTGTGTTCTAGAGAACAAAACTTACATGTCTCTTATATTTTAAATAATCTGATTTCAGCAATGTGTTTTCAAAATGAAATAACAAACTTCAACGAAACTGAGAAAATATTTTAGTGGCCATGTAGTGATGCTTATCGAAGGTTGTTTAGCAACGATGCCCGAATTTTTTCACATGAAATGCGCTGATTTATGGGCAATAATATGGATAACATAGCAAATAATAATATACTACTATATTAATAGAGCACAACTCTCATGAAAAGTTCTACTTAATCAAGCTGCAAGTTAAAAATCAAATGACCCAAAATAAGACGGTTACACTATTACAAGTTCTGCTTGGAACAAGAAAATAATTTCAACCCTGAATAGGACAACAACTCAAACACCAGAATGACCATGGCCGCACGAGATGTCCTGGTCCTCCATGACCCATATCACCTTCTCCTTCCTACACAAGAATAACCGGAACGTTCTTACTGATTGTCTACAATTTTTACCTGAATTAAATAAGcccataatccacaacctaaaacGTATATTACATGATCAggcttttttatttttgaagtcAATGATCTTGGGAATAGATTACCGTGCATTTCTTCTAGCGTAACTCCGTCATTTCCGCTAATTGGCGGAACTGGTCATCTAGTATCACTAAAGCTACGAGCTATCGCCCCCTCATCTTTGGAAACCCCCACTCTATTTCTCCCTTGTATCTAACACTTGAGCGAAATCGTGAGTTAATTCAGTTCGATGCATACGTTATGGGTATATTCGTTTTACTAAGTATTGTTTTTTCAAACAGAGGACATGATATGTTGCGACACTGGCTGCCTCTTGAGAAGCTAATCCACATCTGCTCGGAAGGTCGTTGTTTGGCGTATCGTGTATATCGTGCACTGGTTTGCTCAtttatgcatccataaacccaTGTTTTTTCTACTGCATGGCCTGGCGCGGCATCCATGGTGAAAAAACAAGTTGGGTACTTTTTTTCATTCCGATGAGGTCTCCGCCTATTGTTAACCATCCGTGGAGGTCTTCGCTTATTTTATACGACCTGGTGAGTTGTCCGTTTAGTGAATGGCTTCAATGTTTTACTTGGAATAGTTATGTTAATACCTCACCACCTAGAGCATATATTACGACGATGTCGCTTATTTATTTTTGAAGTCAATGATCTTAGGAATAGATTACCATACATTTCTCTGACCTAACTCCATCATTTGCGCCAATTGGCGCAACGGGTCATTTCGTATCATTAAAGCTAGGATCTTGCCCTCACGTTTGGCGACCCCAACTCTCTTTCCCCCATCTCTCTTCCACTAGAGCGAAATCGTGAATTAATTCAATTAGATGTATAAATGATGGGTATCGTCACTCAAGTATGAACTGCTGCGCTTCAGACAAAGGGAATGATCTGCTGCGACACAGCCTCCATCTTGAGAAGATAATCCACATATGCTCGGAAGGTCGTTGTGTGGTGTGCTGTGTGTAATAGGCACTTCTTTTCTTTTGTATGAATCCATGAATCGATGCTTTTCCTACAGCAGGGGCCTCACACGGCATGCACAGTGACACAACATGTTGCTTGCTTTTTCAAAGGGATGATGTCTTCGCTTATTTTTGCGATCCGGTGAGGTCTCCGCTTATTTTATACAACCTAATGAGGTCTCCGCTTACTGATTGGCTTTACTTCTTACATGAAATAAATATATCGATAATTCACCATCCAAAATGTATATTGTGATGATCACAATTTCTTATTTTTGAAGTCGATAATCTTGGGATATTGTGATTACCATACATTTCTTTTGGAGTAACTCCGCCATTTGGGCCAATTGACGAAACTGGTCATCTAGTATCACTAAACCTAGGATCGACGTCTCATGTTTGGCGACCCCAGCTTTCTCTTTCTCCAATGTCCCTACGACTTGAAAAAAATCGTTAATTAATTCAATTGGATGCAGACATGATTTGTATATTCAATCTAGTACGTATTGCTGCTTCAAATAGGGCACGAGTTGCTGCTATACAGGCTGCCTCTTGAGAAGCTAATCTACATCTGCTCGGAATATCGTTATGTGGCATACCATGTGTAATAGGCACTCCTTTGCTTATTTATGCTTCCATGAATCGATGCCTTTTCTACAGCAGGGCTTGACGCAGCATTCAGGGTGACGTAGCATGTTGGTTACTTTTTATAAATTAATGAGGTCTGCACTTATTTTATTATGACCGGGTGTGGTCTTAGCTTATTTTTGACGATCTGATGAAGTCTACGCTTACTGATTGGCTTTAAGTTTTCAACCGGGCAAGTCGATATTCTTTTTTCCACACACCTGCCGTGCGTCAGAACAAATAAGCTGCTGGAGATGTTAATAATCCACGGTGTCACAACAGATTAGTTACTTTTTTTCAAACGGATGACGTCTCCGTTTATTTATTTGTCCGAACAACTGAGGTCTCCGCCTCGTGAGTGGCTTGAATTTTTCACACATGCACATGTATTGGAATTTTCCAATTACGTGCAAGTGGATATTCTTGTTTCCCTACTGAAAGGAGAATAATAATGGCTCAACGGGTCAATGATTTTGGGAATAGATTATCATGCATTTCTTCTGGTGTAACTCTTTCATTTGCGCTAATTGGCGCAACGGGTCATCTATTATCACTAAAGCTACGATGTATCACCCCCTCATCTTTGGAGACACCTCTCTATTTCTCCCTTGTCTCTTCCACTTGAGCGAAATCGGGAGTTAATTCAGTTCGATGCATACATGCCAGGTATATTCAATTTAGTAAGTATAAGTACTGTTTTTTCATACAGAGGACATGATATGTTGCGACACTGGCTGCCTCTTGAGAAGCTAATCCACATCTGCTCACAAAGTTGTTGTTTGGCGTATCGTGTATCATGCACTGCGTTGCTCATTTATGCATCCATGAACCATGTTTTTCTACTGCATGGCCTGGCGCGGCATCCACGGTGACAAAACATGTTGGGTACAGTCTCCGCCTATTATTAAGGGAAACGTTTCCCTTCGACGCATCAGCGGAAGCAACGCGTCGGTCGCTCGCTGTCCACACGTCTCGCGCGTGATCCGCTCGTAtggccatgcaacatttttccctaTGGTGATCGTTTAAATTTGCCACAACCGGTGCCCAAATGTGCTAcatttgtccactaaaaaagctgcatatacgtttgttTGCAACCTCAGTTCTtcatattttttgctacaaccgatttttttttgctacaaccgtcactagtggggacggggcctttagccccggcccgtaaggggctttagtcccggttcaccaaccgggactaaaggggcgggattaaaggcctaaccttttcgtcccggccctcttacaagccgggactaaaggtgctccacgtgggcgcctcgtagcgccccaggggcaggccctttagtcccggttcgttacacggactggGACTAaacagtttcagattttgcttattttttggttttttttaaatgaaattatttttgggttttagggttttagggtttaggtgttcgggagattaacgtgatgcctcgtttggtgttcgggaattagttttcatataatttaaatagaaataattatgcatatatatatataggattaacttatcttacaagcgatcatatatatacaattgtatggagatctgaattatcgagactagagcccgtctattcgattacatggacgaacatcagtaatggtccttagctacactaaatcgtcctttgtcttctatagctttcgtcctcagaaatcccgcaagctcctctgcaacagcaatcgcgcgttgctgtggtaggaccttcgtcctcatggccgtgtgctatataagaagaggagatgaatatgaatatcaatcatgataacaaagaatgacgggtaaaaatagaggtgtgaatgatcattgcttacgtcgaatctgtgatccttgaactcagaggtaaacgtgtgaatggtctcgcaaacatagtatccgcatagatgcgttccccgtggctgctggtcgcactttacgagaatagaatatatataatcaaaataataatctagcatcataaatgtattgaaaattaatagaagtatatcatactactacttacctgagccgctctaaaggttagcttctcaggaaagttaccaggAGTCACACACTTGAactgcttccaaaccctgcccgacaaggataatgatttgctaagtttttcattaattgatatatcagaaaatcatcgaaagagaccgatagagcgcaagaatgattaaaattacccttggagcatgtcctgcaggctttggaactgttccaagggtctcgataatgggtcgaaggcatcaactcttcccttatcaatttgaatgtccaacagaatccaatggaagctgcacatgtatatatatatatatatatatctgtgtgtgtgtgtcagtaacttatcaattacacttataagtgaatggacacaactgagtaaagaccctcacctgaagttgtatggaaacagtatgtggtcacagaaattttgatctcttagaaaccttagaaggttttcctccgtctccttgggtttgtcagttagcgtcgctatatgtattttatctaggtcaataaacccaatatttaggacgctcttacttttacactccagaatcttcattctcataatagagtacaagttatatatagacaatgaattgaaataactaaacaagttatatgtagacaacgaattgaaaaacttacagacagtagcaactcataagcgatttgtcgagggcgtcgccattgtacatctggaagagttcatcaaagtcgatatggatttcttcggagcggccgtagtactcccgtgggacacttagcacgatcatcgttctcacattctttgattcacttaagtaccacttatgcaagtaacgcatatttgttgggagatcatctttgctgaccaaaggctctcccatgacaaattgtggcttaggggctatcaCAGCCTTggttatcctgtcgtcttggcaagccaacaaatcttcaaccgcgataccacattcatcagccaactcctttgctctttcaaaagcttgcccctgcaccagagggggaacattctcgtatAACACCTTGAGGGTGGGatagactgtttggcctgttgtccaagctgaggaacgtctgattttttcttgcttgtagttgaacttgatttgctcccacttgcacttgcacgtgagctgctctttttcacttccttctgcaatgtgcgtgtatagtcatcaggcttatggtgtaagtcatactgtgatggaagggttatgaagtcttttgcccatgctatatgcttctcggtgtattccgggcggggctcgggttccttctttttcatctgcaccTCATGTTGTTCCGTtgttatcctggcgttttcctcgggggtacgatcataaggtctgataggaagattagcatgaggtacctttgggaggggcgacagtttgcgctttggggggctctcgcttagaaatcatcgacggagcgttcttgctggcacgcttccgcttagtatcatgtgcgggcggcggcggagacggacgacccaagtccggcggcggtgatcgagttgGACTCGTGTTGTAATGGCCgaggtcatgtggagggc
Coding sequences within:
- the LOC123441151 gene encoding pathogenesis-related protein PRB1-3-like codes for the protein MEYSPKLAAALLLALTSAMIVTAQNDDADYMVNAHNEVRAAVGVGPVTWDPVVAAYAQSFAEKRRTDCQPILSPDGGPYGENIFRAPGTEWNAIDVVIYWASGKQYYDHATNTCSAPTGESCDEYMNLVWRDTKTIGCGAVVCDGNAGVFVICSYSPPHMVGQIPY